In Ahaetulla prasina isolate Xishuangbanna chromosome 10, ASM2864084v1, whole genome shotgun sequence, the genomic window gaaagggatgacagagaatggggAGGCTGGATggactgaagcagtcagcgtgagcttaaatggactccagaggatggtagaggataggaaggcctggaggaaagttgtccatcgggttgcgatgggttggatacgacttcgcaactaacaacaagcatataaaacttttgctaggccaattcttgattactgctcgcctgtctggaacccataccatatatctgatatcaatacagttgagcgtgtccaaaggtattttacgagaagagttctccactcctctgtaaccaataaaataccttattccaccagacttgatatctgaaaacttggaacttcgtcgccttcgacaggacctgggtttagctcatagaatcatccgttataatgtccttcctgccaatgactacttcagtttcaactacaataacacaagagctaccaacagatttaaacttaatgtcaaccgcactaGTTtaaattgcagaaaacacgatttctgtaacagaattatctatgcttggaatgcattacctgactttgtggtcttttctcataaccccaaaagttttattaaaaatctatccactgttgacctcaccacattcctaagaggactctaaggggcgtgcataagagcacaaatgtgcctacattcctgtcctattgtttcttcccctatatatatatatgcttatactaccttgtttctcctcatatatatgtttatatattatataatcttttgtgttatgcttgttatgcttgtgtatattgttatgacaaaattaaataaataaaaataaataaataaaacaacaacaactgattcTAGTATACCAGTATATTATATTCTAGTATTATTTATTATAGCCTTATTACTGTTTCCCTTCAagatatacccgtgatggcgaacctatggcatgcgtgtcggaagtggcacgcagagctatcTCTCCGGGTACGCGAgccgtcgcctgttgctcttACGGGTTCCGatacgctggccagctggttttcacgcaTGCGGaagcgctggaaactggaagatcatcttcccggtgtACGCATGCATACCAGGCAGCTACTCttctctggtttctggcacatgcatgtgcactagccagctggtcttcgcacatgGATGTGTACCAGAAACCGGGTGTCTGGCGCGCATGCCATCTAGTGGTTTTCATCCATCCGCTTTTCCGGCATGCACGCATGCTCCTGTAGGGTTCACTTATTAATATgactaagctcataactgccaatcaagagacttaaacagaggcttgagtaaaatagcattttaatCCTGATCAGGCTCAAAATGGTTAGTCGTTCCAAATACATAAGATGATACATACGTGCAAGGAAGGAATTACAAACTCATGAGAGGAAGCAATGTCCTCTTAtcccaaaaaggtcataaatcctcaactctggcatctgcataTCCCAgaatctggtttgtgtatctCTTGAAATAGGATAGTGACTCTTAATGGGCACCATTAGTCTCTTTTGTTTTCACATGTGCCTATTTGGCcccctggaggatgacatacgcGTTCTCAGCCAgattggggtggggagagagcaaATGATGGGATATATATCCTGACAATTGCCAGACACTTTCGGGATGAGGTCCCAATAACAATCCAAGAATTTACTCAATGTGACCTCAACACTCCAGGACGCATGTCTGTTTTACAGCTTCAAGGGCACACTACTTATGTCAGTGTGGCATGTTTGTCTTATGTCAGTGCCACAGGGAACATATATTTATAGCGTGCAAAGACATCATATCTCATACATAACAAGTatgtttctactaattctagtatttcagtgttgtgacccaggttcctggacctggactcctggactcggatgagtcagaaagtgagggagaagacctggcaaggcctgcttctcctgtgccctctccctccctggcacccacccaaagggaggaggaggggccggcaaggcctgattctcccgggccttcttctgatttggcaacgccccaagaacagttttggagtgatgcaagactgcgcagacgtgaccggcgcgtgcagcagaggaagcattgggacaaagccaaagaatgatggtcatgcagtgacatctgcagagactataaaaaggaggcggaacttcctggttttttgtcttggacaaagcagtgaatttgcgcgggcaaactgtatcaatggaggaagaatatatttgtgagtaattctggccttatctataatttcctcgttatctccagagacttggcaggcccgtgggtagacatggtgagaacatttatctatgtaaataaattagaaaagaaggcctttgactgactctttgttgggagtattgggggagggaaacagaacattcagtatatatgttcccttcactCCCATtgtggcacttggtgccgaaaagtttTGCCAACATTGACATATATCAAATGTACGTATCATTTCTGTACTCTATAAAAAGATGCTTAATAAATGCTTTTTGCTTTGTCTGAATTATTTAGTGATTGGTATTTTCAGGTGAGCAAAAAAGCCACTTTGCAAAGGTAAAAGTCTCTCAAATCCAGGGATCATTCTTATTATCTCCCCGCGAGACTCGGGGCACCTTCGTTTGGGGGTAACAGTAAGAGCAAAGTCACGTCAGTCTATGGCAGTATTTCTCCaaccatggccactttaagatgggtggaatgctgggagctgaagtccatagtcTGGCTAactcaggggttggcaaccttaagccctcagagagccatttggacccatttcccacagaaaagaaaacaccaggagccacacaactgttcccgtgcctgactagttcctgagcagccacaaaactagcatatatagttgaattaaagattctgttttcttctgaaacttttctttccttggatttatccatgattggcctaccgggggttgaaaagcttaataaattgtGCGTTGGTGGGTGTTGCAgtttggcggttgtgacgcatattttgagcaacaaggagccacagcagagggatgaaagaaccgcatgtggctccagagccgcgggttgctgacccctgggctaaTTAAACCTTCCTGGAAGTTGACTTGTGAGTTAGTACAACTCTGGAGGAGAGGGTGGTGCTCCAGGCCTTTAAGGTGGTTGTTTGCGCCTTAAGAAAACATTGTTAGATCCCAGCAAGATCAATAGTTTTTGTTTTGCCTCTAATTTTCCCTTTCTGGGGAGGGTGGTTGAGAAGGTAGCTCCACTGCAGCTCCGGAGCATCCTGGAGGAAATGTGTAatgtaggccaggggtctccaaccttggcaacttgaagacttgtggacttcaactcccagaattgaagttgaagtccacaagtcttcaagttaccaaggttggagaccctgatgtAGACCTCTTTCGATTGGGATTCTGGCCTGGATGTAGGATGGAAATGATGGGACCCGGAAAAAGAGCTATGTGGCGACTGCCTCTTTTTGGAACATCATTCGTTGAGAGATAAGGTTGGCCCCCTtcttgttgcttttctacaagtgCCTTGGCTTGTCCGATTTTGTTGTTGTCGCCTTGGGATGGGGGTGTTAAACTGTGGCTTCTTAACTAGATTTTTAATGTTGTACATCGCCTGGAGTCAGTTGGGTGAGTTGGGAGGCTGTATaaatttcacaaaataaacatttGATAAATAGGAATTGTCAATTTTGGAAGGTGTTCtgtcttttttgcttttctttcttgcttcttaactgccacatattttagctggggaagttgggagggggttgttgttggagcggtagaaagttagtcataacaacattccgttttCAAGGACAttctgcatctgatggagactgcctgaagattgtatccaattgagtgtgaagagttgattggacaatgtgatgaacttgtgggtgtggggcagggctgtgaagtgtcaactgggtgtggaaaacctggaagctttcagtttcgagttttcccagctgtgccaacatgtcatctctaataaattggaactttgaagaacctcaagcctcagagctttatttcgttgggggtgttccttggaccCTGACAGGCATCTTCTTTAACCCAGTTATCAGCGAAAGGTCTACgccgggggtgtcaaacttaacataacataacataacatcagagttggaagggaccttggaggccttctagtccaaccccctgcccaggcaggaaaccctacaccatctcagtcagatggttatccaacattttcttaaaaatttccagtgttggagcattcacaacttctgaaggcaagttgttccacttattaattgttctaactgtcaggaaatttctccttagttctaagttgcttctttccttgatcagtttccacccattgcttcttgttctaccctcaggtgctttggagaacagcccgactcccacttctctgtggcagcccctgagatattggaacactgctatcatgtctcccctggtccttctttttgttaaactagacatacccagttcctgcaaccgttcttcatatgttttatcctccagtcccctaatcatctttgttgctcttctctgcactctttctagagtctcaacatcttttttacatcgtggcgaccaaaactggatgcaatattccaagtgtggccttaccaaggcattataaagtggtactagcacttcacgtgatcttgattctatccctctgtttatgcagcccagaattgtgttggcttttttaacagctgctgcacactgctggctcatatctagatggttatccactaggactccaagatccctctcacaggtactactattgagcaaggtaccacatatacggtactggtgcattttgtttttttggccttgattgcattgagggccacatcagagttgtgtttgatcttggggggtgggaggtggcTGTGgccggagtgggtgtggccagctcaacatcacttgtgttgggagcacctgtggtggcccgggcGGGCCTGGGGGAatcctcctgcagctctctgccagtgaaaatggagtctgggaggagctctattttcactggcagaggcatcgtgggctattccttcgctgtttccagggcagccccatgggccagatctaagtaccccatgggcccaATCTAGCCTGcgggccctgagtttgacacccctaattttTCAAATCTTGAGTCTCACACCCCATCTCAAGTTCTAATTGCAAGAAAATCCATTTAAAAGGCCTGAGGTGGTCCCAATATTTCAATGTaactaaaataaagaaaaacccaAGTTTAACATGACCAAGGGATACCATTTCTCCTTTACAAAAAGCAAGCTCCAACACATCAAactttttcctattttaaatacaattccAAAAAAATCTACTCCTAACTATGTGGTTTATAGTTGAGAGTATCAAATGCTTCTTTATTTAGCTTTATAAATGTATACTCAGCCAACAGAAAGAAGAGACTTGTGAAATCATTCAGATTATAAATCACTTATTGATTAGTCGCAAATTAGCTTCTTAGTATACAGATAAGTATTTAAGTGCTGTTCCAAATGACATTCTTTGCAGGTATTTCTTACACCAGGAGCCCCAGTACTGCCCCAGTGGCTGCTATCCCAGCTTTGGTGGTGATAGCAAGGCCTGCCGCGCCTAAGGCGAAAAACAAAAATAGGTAATAGATTAGAAAGATGAAAAACAACTTATCAAATGTTCTACAAGTGTCTGAAAAAAATAACGTGATATCTTGGAAACTTAAAAGTCAGATCTAATGCAAATTGAGCTAGGGAAAATAAGCTACACATATATTCAGAAGAACTGCAAATGTAAATAATACAAGTACACATTGATGTTGTATATTtgtctgttcaccgccctgagtccttcgggagaagggcggtatacaaattaaaacattattattattattattattattattattattattattattattattgttgttgttgttgttgttgttgttgttgttattattattattattattattattattattattgttgttattgtctgCTTAAGTACTCAGGTAACTGTACCTTGGAAGTTCTTGGTTCTTATAGATTTTGAGGtttagaatgtgtgtgtgtgtttgtatatgttcATTAAGTGCTTTATTTTCAAGGCGCTCTGAAACTTCACATTCAACAAGATAAAAACAGCTAAACTCAGCATCACTTAATTATTGTTATGTATTTTTTCAAAGGTTCGACATGGATATCTTAGTTTTGGATAGCTGATTGACTATCATTCAATCTTGCGCCATGTAAAGTTTATTCTCTTGCACCCTGTTGTTCAgaacacattttaaaatgcaaacgATTTTATGTTCGTCTATTAAAATACAGTCATATGGACATATGGTCTATTCATCCTTGAGTACTGTTGATGCAGTATATGCTATATTTAACCCAAAAGCTACTTTGCACTTGGTGATTTGACCTGTATATTCTCTGTTCCAATATAACTTCAAGAATGCATGTGCTATAATTGTTTGGAGTACTAGTAGTATTATATACTACTTGGGGGATTAAATGAGTAGCTGGGCAAAGAGAAATGTTTGGTGTCTCCAGGATGGGGCCTCTGagtaaattctttttttcttgtcctcCCCTCTACCTCCAAATGCTCATTTGATCAGGTAGAAACTGCCACTTGTTTTTCTttcaggaaaaaatggaaaaagtaaaTGCAggcagatttttaaatattggatGGACAGAAACAATCCAATTAGGTTTAGGAGAAGACATGGGAGaggtttatttgaattttttttttaaaaaaatagctttctcataaaggtaaaggtaagggttcccctcgcacatatgtgctagtcgttcccgactctagagggtggtgctcatgtccgtttcaaagccgaagagccagcgctgtccgaagacatctctgtggtcatgtggctgggcttgactaaacaccaaaagctcacggaacgctgttaccttcccaccaaaggtggtccctgtttttctacttgtatttttaacatgctttcaaagtgctaggtaacaagtaacgggagctcactccattacgtggcactagggattcgaacctctgaattgctgaccttttgatcgacaagttcagtgtcttagccactgagccaccggatCCCTGTAGCTTTCTcatagaatcaatttaatattttcTGCACAGATGTCCATCTAGTCTCAAGCAGCTAATTAGGTTTATCTAATTAGGTATCTAATTTAAAGTCAGATACACAAAAAACTGTGCAGAGCTTCCATTTGTACCATCGTGGCCATCATCTTGATCTTTTGGACTACACCCTCCAAAAGCCGCTGGACATCACTGATTTTTGAAAGGGATGTGTCTTGTGAGgaaccacaaacacaaagccagcCTATTCTCATTGCATCCTTTCAATAGAACATCTgttcttccaaagaaaaagagaaccCTGGTGCTAATGCTACAGTACCAGATTTGGATgaaaaccactagatggcagcaaagagttaatagAAACAGAAAACTGGGCAGGAAAAGACCCAGTGGTCCATGGAGCCTGCACttttaagttttcttttctttttaattactgtatttttcagagtataagacgcacctttcgccccccccccaaaagaaggtgaaaatttgggtacatgttatacaccgaatgtagccctgaccagcctctcaaacagaggtttcagaggctggggaaaaaagcaaagcgcagagctcacaaccaaggaaccattttgctaaaattcacctctgggaacagctgattgggggtattccaggaggcggaTCCAATcagctgccaatcagcttttttcttattttcctccctcaaAACTAAgctatgtcttatactccagtgcgtcttttAGTCCGAAAAATAggataattaatttattatttttaatgattttacattttatttatttttattttatttttaatttttgtcagatgATGGATGTGTATTTTTCCCAAGCATGTTTAGACTCAGTTAAATGTCTTTTATATCCAGGTACTGCCCTAGCAAAACACCCCAAAtgatttctggtttgttttggcTGTaacgtagaacaggggtctccaaccttagcaactttaagcctggaggactttaactcccagaattcgccagtcaggtggctggggaattctggaagttgaagtctgccaggcttaaagttgccaaagttggagaccaggggtgaaatgatcccggtttgcaccagattgcccgatccggtagcgatgatggcacgtggttcggagaaccggtagcaaaaatccctgctccgtctccatgcccagctgaggcatgcaatcattagattagaggtaattttttttcttttaaaagcattttttcttcggccaaaaaaatgcttttaaaagtaaaaaaaaaaaccctccgatgatcgcgcagctcagctgtgattgtcacagccttttaaaagcattttttaacaatctcttcagctgaagaggttgtagaaaaaatgcttttaaaagtaaaaaaaaaaagttggccatgcccacccagttgcattacccccccccccaacaaaccacgttcacagaaccaatagtaaccaattttacatttcaccactgttggagaaccctgatttaaagcaataaaattcAGTGTCTGTTCCCATTGGCACCTTCCCAAAAGTATATAggtatccttccccccccccactccccaaaatCACAACTTAGGCCTTTGAGGAAATGGGACAATCATCTGCAAAAGGCTATAGCATAATAAATGGCTGGGCCACTACAGGTTTTGTTGCAAGAGAGCAAAAAACTGAAAAACGATACTGACCAGCTGATTGTGCGAGGGCAACAAGGCCTCCAGCGGCCACACCACCACCATTGGCTACAGCTGCAGCAGACATCATTTTTGCTGCCACGGATCCTGCAGCAATGCCGGCCGCTGTGAACCCCGCGGCACTTAGTACAAGCGGGGCCCCCACCACCGACCCTGAAAAGTATGCTGTTAGTTACAGCTACACAGACATAACCTACATCTGAAGTAAATTCATATCACTTGTTTATTTACTGCATTTTCTACCAGTTTTTCCACTCCATGCCTTATTTCTCCGCAGAGTCATTCAAGCAGCTGCATGGTCAAGGGGTTGACTGTGAATGTATGTCTCCTTAAAACCAATCCTACCTTTTAACCACTGCGTTGGCTTTCTAAACAGAAACAGCTACAGCCTCTCCCAGGAGTTGGTTTTACTCAAAGAAGGCGGCAAACGAATCCTTCAGCTCAAAACAAGCTGCTTCTAATGTGCTCTCTAAACATGAACGACAGGTATTACGTTGTGTAGAACGCAGGAATCCAGCAGGATAAAAAGGACAGGCAATCCTtgtcttacaactatttgtttaatgatcgttcaaagttacaacggttttgaaaaaagtgaattatgaccattgcaacgttcctatagtcacaggatcaaaattcaggtgcttggcaagtggcatgtatttatgaccagTGCCGTGGTCATATGagccaccatttgtgaccttcccagccggctccCAACAAAGTCGGTGGGGGAAGAAGCCAGATAtcgtttaacaactgcatgattcatttaacaactgtggtgatttgcttaacaacagtggcaaaaaagtCGTGGAATCGGTTACTTAACTGGACTtgcttgagtccaaaatttccattttggtctcaactgtggtcataagctgaggactacaagtagttctccacttacaactgttcatttaacaaccgctcaAAGTATTataacaatactgaaaaaaataacattttttccatttttttacaaTTGCGACCTTTGtcatacttacgacagttgcagtggcctggggtcatgtgatccccttttgcaaccttcgaaCAAgcaaagcaatggggaagccggattcacttaacaatcgcgttactaacttaaaaaccacagtgattcacttaacaaccgtggcaagaaatgtcgtaaaatggggcaaaactcagcaaatgtctcacttaacaacataaattttgggctcaattgtggtcataagtcgaggactacctgtacctgtaaAGATTTTTAATAACtcattttttatacattttttaattattaagtgaTCTTCATATTTGTGAAGTTCATGAAGGGTGAATATTGTGGCACAAAATTTGGACTACATAGGAAGCTCCCATTCCTTCTACCAACTCTACAAGTAGTTCTTACTACCGGTAGTAACAGGGActagaacttctgttgctaagtgatgctgttaaaggtaaaggtaaaggttccccttgcacatacgtgctagtcgttcccgactctaggg contains:
- the LOC131204680 gene encoding interferon alpha-inducible protein 27-like protein 2A, which produces MGLLIAAAIGLGSVVGAPLVLSAAGFTAAGIAAGSVAAKMMSAAAVANGGGVAAGGLVALAQSAGAAGLAITTKAGIAATGAVLGLLV